One part of the Dysidea avara chromosome 10, odDysAvar1.4, whole genome shotgun sequence genome encodes these proteins:
- the LOC136236943 gene encoding uncharacterized protein isoform X1, with protein sequence MMLGLDWKQRLGHQRLLHWLKCWIKSTAVHSLPPSAGINCQSRTLVSHIITLHSEYHSEHLRKGFEDSLLTVRQSLVTVKQSSTMPSTSEQCNSLHSSLKTSVDKATSQVKKIQSVRCTLLVWRQLIFNLIFI encoded by the exons ATGATGCTCGGGCTAGACTGGAAACAGAG GCTAGGTCACCAGAGACTGCTCCACTGGTTGAAGTGTTGGATAAAATCCACTGCTGTACATAGTCTACCACCATCAGCTGGTATCAACTG TCAGAGCAGAACACTGGTCAGTCACATTATTACACTACACTCTGAGTATCATTCAGAACACTTGAGGAAAGGATTTGAAG ATTCACTACTGACTGTGAGGCAGTCGTTGGTCACAGTTAAACAATCCTCTACCATGCCCAGTACAAGTGAACAGTGTAACAGTCTTCACTCCTCACTGAAGACTAGTGTGGATAAGGCTACCAGTCAAGTGAAG AAAATTCAAAGTGTAAGATGTACACTACTGGTATGGAGGCAGCTCATATTCAACCTCATCTTCATTTGA
- the LOC136236943 gene encoding uncharacterized protein isoform X2, producing the protein MMLGLDWKQRLGHQRLLHWLKCWIKSTAVHSLPPSAGINCQSRTLVSHIITLHSEYHSEHLRKGFEDSLLTVRQSLVTVKQSSTMPSTSEQCNSLHSSLKTSVDKATSQVK; encoded by the exons ATGATGCTCGGGCTAGACTGGAAACAGAG GCTAGGTCACCAGAGACTGCTCCACTGGTTGAAGTGTTGGATAAAATCCACTGCTGTACATAGTCTACCACCATCAGCTGGTATCAACTG TCAGAGCAGAACACTGGTCAGTCACATTATTACACTACACTCTGAGTATCATTCAGAACACTTGAGGAAAGGATTTGAAG ATTCACTACTGACTGTGAGGCAGTCGTTGGTCACAGTTAAACAATCCTCTACCATGCCCAGTACAAGTGAACAGTGTAACAGTCTTCACTCCTCACTGAAGACTAGTGTGGATAAGGCTACCAGTCAAGTGAAG TGA